Proteins encoded together in one Vitis vinifera cultivar Pinot Noir 40024 chromosome 4, ASM3070453v1 window:
- the LOC109122428 gene encoding F-box protein SKIP3 isoform X5, whose amino-acid sequence MWKATLSAPAPALPEGCIAHVLAFTTLRNACRMPAVLSVFLLASESGVVWERFLPSDYPNILGRSLESSSQLDFSSSLDLRGQKDYDNFHRPGCPKIMRHR is encoded by the exons ATGTGGAAAGCAACTCTTTCAGCTCCGGCGCCGGCACTGCCGGAGGGTTGCATCGCCCATGTTCTCGCGTTCACCACTCTTCGGAATGCGTGTAGGATGCCAGCGGTGTTGTCGGTATTCCTATTGGCATCGGAGTCCGGCGTCGTGTGGGAGAGGTTCCTGCCGTCCGATTATCCCAATATCCTAGGCCGATCGTTGGAGTCTTCTTCTCAGCTCGATTTCTCCTCCTCTCTTGATCTACGAGGGCAAAAAG attatgataactttcatcgtccaggttgtcccaaaataatgcgtcatcgctga
- the LOC109122428 gene encoding F-box protein SKIP3 isoform X7 has protein sequence MWKATLSAPAPALPEGCIAHVLAFTTLRNACRMPAVLSVFLLASESGVVWERFLPSDYPNILGRSLESSSQLDFSSSLDLRGQKES, from the coding sequence ATGTGGAAAGCAACTCTTTCAGCTCCGGCGCCGGCACTGCCGGAGGGTTGCATCGCCCATGTTCTCGCGTTCACCACTCTTCGGAATGCGTGTAGGATGCCAGCGGTGTTGTCGGTATTCCTATTGGCATCGGAGTCCGGCGTCGTGTGGGAGAGGTTCCTGCCGTCCGATTATCCCAATATCCTAGGCCGATCGTTGGAGTCTTCTTCTCAGCTCGATTTCTCCTCCTCTCTTGATCTACGAGGGCAAAAAG
- the LOC109122428 gene encoding F-box protein SKIP3 isoform X8: MWKATLSAPAPALPEGCIAHVLAFTTLRNACRMPAVLSVFLLASESGVVWERFLPSDYPNILGRSLESSSQLDFSSSLDLRGQKEI; encoded by the coding sequence ATGTGGAAAGCAACTCTTTCAGCTCCGGCGCCGGCACTGCCGGAGGGTTGCATCGCCCATGTTCTCGCGTTCACCACTCTTCGGAATGCGTGTAGGATGCCAGCGGTGTTGTCGGTATTCCTATTGGCATCGGAGTCCGGCGTCGTGTGGGAGAGGTTCCTGCCGTCCGATTATCCCAATATCCTAGGCCGATCGTTGGAGTCTTCTTCTCAGCTCGATTTCTCCTCCTCTCTTGATCTACGAGGGCAAAAAG
- the LOC109122428 gene encoding F-box protein SKIP3 isoform X4, which produces MWKATLSAPAPALPEGCIAHVLAFTTLRNACRMPAVLSVFLLASESGVVWERFLPSDYPNILGRSLESSSQLDFSSSLDLRGQKVEDAFTASMSSLLTSSFHCIL; this is translated from the exons ATGTGGAAAGCAACTCTTTCAGCTCCGGCGCCGGCACTGCCGGAGGGTTGCATCGCCCATGTTCTCGCGTTCACCACTCTTCGGAATGCGTGTAGGATGCCAGCGGTGTTGTCGGTATTCCTATTGGCATCGGAGTCCGGCGTCGTGTGGGAGAGGTTCCTGCCGTCCGATTATCCCAATATCCTAGGCCGATCGTTGGAGTCTTCTTCTCAGCTCGATTTCTCCTCCTCTCTTGATCTACGAGGGCAAAAAG ttgaagacgcatttactgcttcaatgtcgtcattgctgacatcatccttccattgcattttgtag